A genomic window from Punica granatum isolate Tunisia-2019 chromosome 2, ASM765513v2, whole genome shotgun sequence includes:
- the LOC116195149 gene encoding extra-large guanine nucleotide-binding protein 1-like isoform X1 encodes MAAVLRRFVSLPPSAPEEDDDHSVEYSIALEYKGPLLFSDIPRAVPLNIDQIPTASVVPSNSWFLNLALPVISPVGRKGSGCKKTEDVSNTSLTVCSVEADGASSSTSSSRDENATVQDLDPPESPEVSQEGVRFEDHMRSEIVELESALRSSSSSCYSRKEEGSDYGSPHHIRKSSTVTFRDPDSGDVISDEESVVSEPDCIPVKQKAEKNEKKGACYRCLRGNRFTEKEVCIVCDAKYCRSCVLRAMGSMPEGRKCISCIGFRIDDSKRDSLGRCSRMLKRLLTDMEVKRVMGSEISCPSNQLPPNLVYVNDEPLNQVALALLQSCPNPPKKLRPGRYWYDKASGYWGKEGQKPCDIITAQLNSIGGQLQRNASNGNTNILINRREITREEVWMLKVAGIPCEGKTHYWVDKDGSYQEEGQKNVIGRLWEKRKTKLVCAMLSLPIPPSTTISGGEEGAQNKLEQNALRKLLLVGPDKSGTSTIFKQTKLVYGVPFTEDERQNIKLMIQSNLYRYLGVLLEGREQFAEESSRDESSRAKGKVLSVEQSSSSGKSNQKEDSLMTYSLGRKLKAFSDWLLKVIESGNLEAIVLSASREYAPLVEELWMDGAIQATYNRRSELGMLPRVATYFLERAIEISKEGYEPSDMDILYSEGITSSNSLASTDFSFPKSAQSDESMNHSDQHNSFPRYQLIRVHPRSLGENCKWLEMFEDVNIVLFCISLADYDEFFMDKNGVFMNKILASKQLFESIVTHPTFYKKDFLLVLNKLDLLEEKIEHTPLNRCEWFRDFQPVISHNHNIGTYVNGNPSVAERAFHYIGWKFKRFFFSLTGRKLFVSSVTGLEQDSVDECLKYAREIMDWEAQEVMTGVNDESSTSIEASTT; translated from the exons ATGGCTGCGGTTCTGAGGAGATTCGTGTCCCTCCCACCTTCTGCTCCGGAAGAAGATGACGATCATAGCGTCGAGTATTCCATAGCCTTGGAGTATAAAGGCCCCCTGCTATTTTCTGATATTCCACGGGCAGTTCCGCTCAACATCGATCAGATTCCAACAGCTTCGGTCGTTCCGAGCAACTCCTGGTTTCTTAACTTAGCCTTGCCTGTAATCAGTCCTGTCGGAAGGAAGGGCTCTGGTTGTAAGAAGACGGAGGACGTGTCAAACACTTCTCTGACTGTATGTTCAGTTGAGGCTGATGGCGCAAGCTCTTCGACTTCTAGTAGTCGTGATGAGAATGCAACAGTCCAAGATTTGGATCCGCCCGAGTCACCAGAAGTCAGCCAAGAAGGTGTTCGGTTTGAGGATCATATGAGGTCGGAGATAGTTGAGTTAGAATCAGCACTGCGGTCCTCTTCTTCTAGCTGTTATTCTCGGAAAGAGGAGGGCTCTGACTATGGATCACCTCACCACATCCGGAAGTCGTCTACTGTGACTTTCCGTGATCCTGACTCAGGTGACGTAATCAGCGATGAGGAATCTGTTGTTTCCGAGCCCGATTGCATTCCTGTGAAGCAGAAGGCTGAGAAGAACGAGAAGAAAGGAGCATGCTATCGCTGCTTGAGAGGCAACAGGTTCACCGAGAAGGAGGTCTGCATCGTGTGTGACGCAAAGTACTGTCGCAGCTGTGTGTTGAGAGCTATGGGTTCTATGCCTGAAGGAAGAAAATGCATCAGCTGCATAGGTTTCAGGATTGATGACTCGAAGCGGGATTCCCTTGGGAGATGCTCTAGGATGCTTAAGCGGCTCTTAACGGACATGGAGGTTAAAAGGGTAATGGGTTCTGAGATATCTTGCCCATCGAATCAGCTGCCCCCGAACCTTGTGTATGTGAATGATGAGCCCCTCAATCAAGTAGCGCTGGCTCTGTTACAGAGCTGCCCAAACCCTCCCAAAAAGCTAAGACCGGGACGCTATTGGTATGATAAAGCATCGGGTTATTGGGGCAAG GAAGGACAGAAGCCCTGCGATATAATTACTGCCCAGTTAAACAGTATTGGCGGGCAGCTACAGAGAAATGCGAGCAATGGAAACACAAATATTCTTATTAATAGACGAGAGATCACCAGAGAAGAGGTCTGGATGCTCAAG GTGGCGGGAATTCCATGTGAAGGAAAAACTCACTATTGGGTAGATAAAGATGGTTCATACCAAGAAGAGGGCCAGAAAAATGTCATTGGTCGACTGTGGGAGAAG AGGAAGACAAAGCTGGTCTGTGCGATGTTATCGCTGCCAATTCCTCCTAGTACTACCATTTCTGGCGGAGAGGAAGGTGCTCAAAACAAGCTCGAGCAGAATGCTCTTCGTAAGCTGCTTCTAGTCGGCCCTGATAAATCTGGCACGAGCACAATCTTCAAACAG ACCAAGCTTGTATATGGAGTCCCATTCACCGAAGATGAGCGCCAGAATATTAAGTTGATGATACAGAGCAACTTATATCGTTATCTGGGAGTACTTTTAGAAGGGAGGGAGCAGTTTGCTGAAGAAAGCTCGAGGGATGAAAGCTCGAGGGCAAAGGGGAAAGTTTTGTCAGTTGAACAATCCAGTTCCTCAG GCAAAAGTAACCAGAAAGAGGATAGCTTGATGACCTATTCATTGGGTCGTAAACTAAAAGCATTTTCAGATTGGCTTCTAAAAGTTATAGAATCCGGTAATTTAGAAGCCATAGTTCTTTCTGCTAGTCGCGAATATGCACCATTGGTCGAGGAGCTCTGGATGGATGGAGCAATTCAAGCCACATACAACCGTAGGAGTGAACTGGGGATGCTACCTAGAGTTGCCACATATTTCCTAGAGAGG GCTATTGAGATTTCAAAGGAAGGCTATGAACCATCTGATATGGACATCCTATACTCCGAGGGAATAACATCTTCAAACAGTCTTGCTAGCACGGATTTCTCCTTCCCCAAGTCAGCACAATCGGATGAATCTATGAACCATTCTGATCAGCACAATTCCTTTCCGAG GTACCAGCTCATCAGAGTACATCCAAGAAGCCTAGGAGAGAACTGCAAGTGGTTGGAGATGTTTGAGGATGTGAACATCGTCTTGTTCTGCATCTCGTTGGCCGACTACGACGAGTTCTTCATGGACAAAAATGGTGTTTTCATGAACAAGATATTAGCAAGCAAACAGCTTTTTGAGAGCATCGTTACTCACCCGACTTTCTACAAGAAGGACTTCCTCCTGGTACTGAACAAATTGGACCTGCTCGAGGAGAAGATCGAGCACACACCTCTCAATCGGTGTGAGTGGTTCCGTGACTTCCAGCCGGTTATAAGCCACAATCACAACATTGGCACCTACGTCAATGGGAACCCTTCAGTGGCGGAACGGGCCTTCCACTATATCGGGTGGAAGTTCAAGCGGTTCTTCTTCTCCCTCACGGGACGAAAGCTGTTTGTTTCTTCGGTCACTGGCCTTGAGCAGGATAGTGTAGATGAATGTCTAAAATATGCAAGGGAGATCATGGACTGGGAAGCACAGGAAGTCATGACCGGCGTCAACGACGAATCATCTACGAGCATCGAAGCAAGCACCACCTGA
- the LOC116195149 gene encoding extra-large guanine nucleotide-binding protein 1-like isoform X2 yields the protein MAAVLRRFVSLPPSAPEEDDDHSVEYSIALEYKGPLLFSDIPRAVPLNIDQIPTASVVPSNSWFLNLALPVISPVGRKGSGCKKTEDVSNTSLTVCSVEADGASSSTSSSRDENATVQDLDPPESPEVSQEGVRFEDHMRSEIVELESALRSSSSSCYSRKEEGSDYGSPHHIRKSSTVTFRDPDSGDVISDEESVVSEPDCIPVKQKAEKNEKKGACYRCLRGNRFTEKEVCIVCDAKYCRSCVLRAMGSMPEGRKCISCIGFRIDDSKRDSLGRCSRMLKRLLTDMEVKRVMGSEISCPSNQLPPNLVYVNDEPLNQVALALLQSCPNPPKKLRPGRYWYDKASGYWGKEGQKPCDIITAQLNSIGGQLQRNASNGNTNILINRREITREEVWMLKVAGIPCEGKTHYWVDKDGSYQEEGQKNVIGRLWEKRKTKLVCAMLSLPIPPSTTISGGEEGAQNKLEQNALRKLLLVGPDKSGTSTIFKQTKLVYGVPFTEDERQNIKLMIQSNLYRYLGVLLEGREQFAEESSRDESSRAKGKVLSVEQSSSSGKSNQKEDSLMTYSLGRKLKAFSDWLLKVIESGNLEAIVLSASREYAPLVEELWMDGAIQATYNRRSELGMLPRVATYFLERAIEISKEGYEPSDMDILYSEGITSSNSLASTDFSFPKSAQSDESMNHSDQHNSFPRLHEVARNRVRDGSSLGPFLNHLAEPIYSNSTSKFG from the exons ATGGCTGCGGTTCTGAGGAGATTCGTGTCCCTCCCACCTTCTGCTCCGGAAGAAGATGACGATCATAGCGTCGAGTATTCCATAGCCTTGGAGTATAAAGGCCCCCTGCTATTTTCTGATATTCCACGGGCAGTTCCGCTCAACATCGATCAGATTCCAACAGCTTCGGTCGTTCCGAGCAACTCCTGGTTTCTTAACTTAGCCTTGCCTGTAATCAGTCCTGTCGGAAGGAAGGGCTCTGGTTGTAAGAAGACGGAGGACGTGTCAAACACTTCTCTGACTGTATGTTCAGTTGAGGCTGATGGCGCAAGCTCTTCGACTTCTAGTAGTCGTGATGAGAATGCAACAGTCCAAGATTTGGATCCGCCCGAGTCACCAGAAGTCAGCCAAGAAGGTGTTCGGTTTGAGGATCATATGAGGTCGGAGATAGTTGAGTTAGAATCAGCACTGCGGTCCTCTTCTTCTAGCTGTTATTCTCGGAAAGAGGAGGGCTCTGACTATGGATCACCTCACCACATCCGGAAGTCGTCTACTGTGACTTTCCGTGATCCTGACTCAGGTGACGTAATCAGCGATGAGGAATCTGTTGTTTCCGAGCCCGATTGCATTCCTGTGAAGCAGAAGGCTGAGAAGAACGAGAAGAAAGGAGCATGCTATCGCTGCTTGAGAGGCAACAGGTTCACCGAGAAGGAGGTCTGCATCGTGTGTGACGCAAAGTACTGTCGCAGCTGTGTGTTGAGAGCTATGGGTTCTATGCCTGAAGGAAGAAAATGCATCAGCTGCATAGGTTTCAGGATTGATGACTCGAAGCGGGATTCCCTTGGGAGATGCTCTAGGATGCTTAAGCGGCTCTTAACGGACATGGAGGTTAAAAGGGTAATGGGTTCTGAGATATCTTGCCCATCGAATCAGCTGCCCCCGAACCTTGTGTATGTGAATGATGAGCCCCTCAATCAAGTAGCGCTGGCTCTGTTACAGAGCTGCCCAAACCCTCCCAAAAAGCTAAGACCGGGACGCTATTGGTATGATAAAGCATCGGGTTATTGGGGCAAG GAAGGACAGAAGCCCTGCGATATAATTACTGCCCAGTTAAACAGTATTGGCGGGCAGCTACAGAGAAATGCGAGCAATGGAAACACAAATATTCTTATTAATAGACGAGAGATCACCAGAGAAGAGGTCTGGATGCTCAAG GTGGCGGGAATTCCATGTGAAGGAAAAACTCACTATTGGGTAGATAAAGATGGTTCATACCAAGAAGAGGGCCAGAAAAATGTCATTGGTCGACTGTGGGAGAAG AGGAAGACAAAGCTGGTCTGTGCGATGTTATCGCTGCCAATTCCTCCTAGTACTACCATTTCTGGCGGAGAGGAAGGTGCTCAAAACAAGCTCGAGCAGAATGCTCTTCGTAAGCTGCTTCTAGTCGGCCCTGATAAATCTGGCACGAGCACAATCTTCAAACAG ACCAAGCTTGTATATGGAGTCCCATTCACCGAAGATGAGCGCCAGAATATTAAGTTGATGATACAGAGCAACTTATATCGTTATCTGGGAGTACTTTTAGAAGGGAGGGAGCAGTTTGCTGAAGAAAGCTCGAGGGATGAAAGCTCGAGGGCAAAGGGGAAAGTTTTGTCAGTTGAACAATCCAGTTCCTCAG GCAAAAGTAACCAGAAAGAGGATAGCTTGATGACCTATTCATTGGGTCGTAAACTAAAAGCATTTTCAGATTGGCTTCTAAAAGTTATAGAATCCGGTAATTTAGAAGCCATAGTTCTTTCTGCTAGTCGCGAATATGCACCATTGGTCGAGGAGCTCTGGATGGATGGAGCAATTCAAGCCACATACAACCGTAGGAGTGAACTGGGGATGCTACCTAGAGTTGCCACATATTTCCTAGAGAGG GCTATTGAGATTTCAAAGGAAGGCTATGAACCATCTGATATGGACATCCTATACTCCGAGGGAATAACATCTTCAAACAGTCTTGCTAGCACGGATTTCTCCTTCCCCAAGTCAGCACAATCGGATGAATCTATGAACCATTCTGATCAGCACAATTCCTTTCCGAG GCTACATGAGGTTGCAAGAAATAGAGTTAGGGACGGCTCGAGCCTAGGTCCGTTCCTGAATCACTTGGCTGAACCGATCTATTCTAACTCGACAAGTAAATTTGGCTAG